The genomic segment AATATTGCCGAATTTTTCTTTCACCCACTCCACCGCCATCCCAAAGAGATTCCCGTGAACATCGTGGATGGTCTGATAAGCCAAAACGCGGCGAAGTAGGCGACGCAAAATATATCCTGCCTCTTTATTAGAGGGACGCACGCCGTCGGCGACCAAGAAAATGGAGGAGCGAAGATGGTCGGCGAGAATACGAACAACTCGATCTTCAATTCCCGGCGCCATCTCGCGGATCTTGGCGATTAGATCGCTGAAAACATCTGTCTCAAAAACACTCGGCGCGCCCTGCATCACCGTTACCAACCGCTCAAAGCCCATGCCGGTATCAATGCCAGGGGTTTTCAAATTTTCCAGAGTCTTGTCGGACTTTTGGTAGAACTGATTGAAAACATTGTTCCAAATCTCCACCCCCTCGCCTTTTTTCGCCTCCTCGGCAGTCTTAGCTACATAAATTTCAGTGGTCGGCCCGCAAGGACCTTCACTGCCGGTTGGACCCCAGAAATTGTCGGCTCGGCCACGTTTAAATATTTTCTCCACCGGCATGCCGAGTTCTTTGTGCCAGATATCAAAAGATTCGTGATCATATGGAACTGCTCCCTCCCCGGCAAACACGGTGACATAAACCAATTCCGGATTCACTCCGAGAACTTTCGTGACATATTCATACGCCCAATGAATCGCTTCTTTTTTGAAATAACCGCCAAAAGAAAAATTGCCGAGCATTTCAAAAAAAGTGAGATGAGTTTTATCGCCGACTTCATCAATATCGGAAGTGCGGAAACATTTCTGGACAGAAGTCGTACTTAAACTGCCGAAATCTTTTTGCGCGTTCAGTTCTCCGATAAAATATGGCTTGAACTGCTGCATACCGGCAGTCGTCAAAAGCACCGAGGGGTCGGTTGGCAACAATGACGAAGACGGCACGACAGCGTGCCCTTTGGACTTGAAGAAGTCCAGAAATGATTTACGAATCTCCTCGGAGGTCATTCAATGATTTTATAGATTCCAAAGACAATTCTCAAGTTAATACAATATGGTAATCCTACGCTACGCTCAGGATTGCTACTGCTAACCAAATTTTCTGCTTCTTTGAATTGAAAATTTGGAGCAGTAGGTAAAAAAATCCCCTCCGGTTTTTACACCGAAGGGGAACTGGCCTCGTGAACTATGCCTACACGAGCATGTATTTGACGGCGGTCTCCATCACCAGCGACGCCGCCTTCAGGCTAGTGAGCCGGAGCTCACCCACCCAGAAGATCGGGGTGCCGGAGTACGACAGTTGGATCTTCAGCTCCTGCTGAAGAACCAACTCCTCCCCGGTCGGCATCTGGATACGATACTCCAGAATGCCGGTCGGGATATCCCCGAACGCGCTCTCTTCGGGCGCGCACCGGAGGTTGGCCATGACCCGCACTCCGCTCTCAAAGAAGAGAACGAAGTCCGGGTCGCACTTCAGCGCCCGCTCGACACCCTCCACGATGGAGGGCGCCAGCTTCTGGATCTCCGCGAATTCCTTCGCGAAGGTCCGCCCCGCCGGGGAAAGCTCCGACAACGACCTGACTGCCCGTCTGCTCGTCGTGGTGTTGCTCATAACTTTTCTCCTTGAGTAGAATTTCTTGATTAGGCGATCGATCCGCGATGGACCGATCTAGCCCCGGAACCGGCGACTACAGCATACGCAGGCGACCCGCCACCGTGATGGCAATAATCACCGGCTTGACCTCCGGCCCACGATTCATCCGGTAGGCCCACTCTCCGGAACTGGTGTTCCGGACCCTGACCGTACACGCGCCCGACGGCGTTCTAGTGCTATCGGGTTTCAGGATCCAAACCCCAATCTCCAGCTGGAGATTGGCGCCGTGGCCGGTCTGGAAGCTCGAAAAGACGAGCTTCGATTTCAATCGGCCACCAACCTTCAGAAGATCGTCGATCTGCTCGACGATTTTCTGTTTCAGCCGCCCCCAGCCCGTCATGAGCTGGTGCTGAACCTCGTCGGCGGCAATGCCAATCCGAGGCCGGTCGTAGAGCGTAAAGCATGTGTTGACGGCCATACACCTCCTCCTAAATTAGTTTTCAAGGTTAAGCTTAGATCACCTCAATCCAAGCCAAGAAAGTCTAGCATACTTGAGCCTATTTGTCAAGGGCTCATGGCTTCCTACCCCAAGCTCCTCATAAGACCTTCGGCGGCCAAACCGCGACTTATTTAAGCTATTTTTTCGGCCCTAAAATTGGGGTGCGCCAAAATAGCTAAACGCACGGGGCTACGCCTCGGAATCTTATTCGGAGCATTGGGGTAAAGCCTGATTCGCTTTGTTAAAACTGGAACCAAGAATCCCCTACTCGCTCACTTCTACGGCCCCGCCCATGCCCGGGTTTAAATGGTCGTGATACTTCCAAGAACCTGCCTTTTCAAATACAAAAGAATAAGACTCCCCCTCGCTTAAACCGCCCAGGGAATCAAAGCCCGGTAAAACTAAATGGGTTGGGTGCGACGCCGAAGCCGGCCAGTGTGGACGAATATCTTTATTCAACCAGGTAACTTTCGCGCCAGCCGCAACTTGAATCATCGGAGGCTCAAATCCGGTGGTAGTGATAAAGACCGTAATTGATTCCGGCTGAAGAACGGAGGTAGTTTTAATGGGCACATGGCCGATTGCTTCATTGGCCGGAACAGAATTCAACGCTTTGGGAACTTCAATCGATTTAGGATTTTCTAAAGCTCTAAAAAATTCTTCAATAGTAGAAAGAAGAATCTTAACTGTCCGCAGGGAAGCCGCGATGCTTTCCGGAGCCTCTTCTCTTTCGATTGATTTAGCCAAGGCAACAATTCTTCGCTCGGCCTCGCTTAGCAAAGAGAATAGTTTCGGATTCTGCTCTTTAGTAAAGTCGGACTTATTTACCTCGGAAAGCCAAAAGTCATATACCTTATTAATATTTTCCAAATCACTCTCGGCATCCGATATATCCGGATTCAGCTGATTAATCGCATTTTTTAAAGCGGCCTGGGCGGCGGTAGCCTGTCCGAAAGCTCCTCCATAATTACCTTCTTCTAAAAACTTCTCGGCTTGCAAAAGACCGAATTTTGCCCGCTCCACCAGCTCCTTGGGAGCGTTTTTTACGGATACCCGCTCACTAATCATCTCTTCCACCCTGGCCAGCAAGTCTTGCGCTTCGGCCATGGCCTGTTTGGCCCGTTCTTCGCTGATGCCTCCGGCATCTTCAATCTTGGATAAAATTCTCTGGCGAATAATATTTAATTCGTTACGCAATGCCGAGGTAAGCACTTTTTCTCGAACTTCATCAATAAGCCGTAATCGACGCAAACGATCTCCGGACAACCCGCTTAAATCCCCCAATTCCCCGCCAGCCAATACTAATCCCTCCAATTTTCCACCAAATTTCAAAAGTAAATCCTCGCGTAGAAAAGAAACGGATTTTTCCGCTTCTCCTGAAAGCGCTTCTCCTAAACGATCCGCCAAATCGGCGGCCCGCAACTCTCTGAAGGGATCGTTAAGCTCCTGAACCTCCAAAAGAAATTGAGCCTTGAAGTCTCGTGGGTTAACCAACCGAATCGGCGCCTGCGCCAAAGCAGCTGCCAAGGAATCAACCGCTTTTTCTATTTTCTCTAATGAAGCTTTTTCATTCGAATATTTATTGGACAAATCTTCCAGCAATCGGAAGTGGCGCAATCCCTGTGAAATCAAATCCTCCGAAATAGCCGACAATTTGGAGCTTCCGAGCTCGTCTTTGATGGCCTCGAGATTTTCCATCAGCCGGGAAAGGCTATCCAAATAACTATCCAATGCGCGATCAATGGCAAAAAGATTGCCGGTGGCAATTTCCTCCAGCTTCTTAAGTTCTGCCGCTTTTTCGTTCAAAACATTCAACTCCAACTGGGCACGATTGCTGGCGCTAGCCGAGAGTAACTTGCGGAAACCCCGTCCCCATTCTTTCAAAAAATAGAAAGGATTCGAAGGCAAAAGACCGGAGCTTTGGATGCCCAAATCACCCCCTTCTTGAGCCAAAAGGAATGCCTGCGGGACCGTTATAGACAATGCAACGGCCGCCGTTATAAGTATCTTATGTAGTTGTTTCATAGTAATTCCAGCTACACCTTGTTGAGAGCAGAACTTGCCTGCCGAAGGCATGGCTGGAGGCAAAAAGCTATCTAAAATGGGTAGATTTGGACTCTGCCCAACAAAAAAGGCCTTAACAGACCTTAGGGATACTATATCACAAAGGGTATCGGAAAACAATCCTCTTTGGGGAATAAAAAAGCCCCCGTCTGCGTGAGCAAGCGGGGGTAAATCTGGGTCGCGTGGTAGCGGGTTGGGGGCGTAAGCCTCGCCATTGTCCTGCCCATCGGCAGGCATCGCGCTACCGACGCAACCTTTTCGAGAAAACTGCGCGCAGTCCGCGGTGTGGCCCCACCGCGGTGTAGAGGCCACTCATTCGCCTCTATGTTCCGGCGAGCCCCTGAGGGTACTCTATTCTCTCCGCGCCATCCAATTAAGCGGAGTTCTATAAGGCCGGAATTGACACGCACCACTCTTGTGATGCGGCTGCCAGGGTGGCTGCGCGCGCCCACCTGCACCAAAAAGGATCCTTGTCCCTCGCGTAGATCATCAGACCTTACGCAAGGGACTTGTCCCATACATTAGAAATGTACGGTCTCTAACACTACAGTCATTCACTAAAAGCACTTCGTTTTTCTAGCTTTATGGAACACACTGCGAAGCCCTAATCCCCCTTTATAGCGGGATGGGCAAGCCCGCCTGAGGCGGGTAAATAAAAGACCCTTTTTGATGCGGGTGGACTACTTAACGTTCTAGGAGAGATTATAGCGTATAACCTAATTCTTGTCAAGCCCCCACACCAAACGAGAAGTTTGGCTGAATTCTTTTGCTTCTCGTTGTGGTGTGGGGGTCAAGGGCTCCGGCATGTTCCTCGAAACTACTCCCTGCGCTTTGGAAAAAAACGCCTCCGAGACGTTCCTTGAAGATGTTTTCCCAAGATAGTAACCGACCGGTGTTATCCCGCGAGATAACACCCCATCGTTGACTATAAAAACAAAAATCCCCTACCTTCTGCAGAAGGTAGGGGCCGGATGACGTGTTCGCGCTAGTTTAGCGGGCGGCATCGCTTGGGATCAATCATCGCTGTTAGTTGCCCGCAAGGATCGCGACGCGAACACGCTGATTCGTTACTTGTTTGTTGAATCCTCAGCGGGAGTGTTCTCTCTGCGGATGCGATCCACGATCGCCTTGCGCTCCCGCCGGTTTCTTTCTGCCTCTTGATAGCCACACTCCACTTTTTCCAAATCGACCCTATCCCAATACGCCATTCGCTCCCAAACCTCGAACGGGACGCGCACATAGACATCGTCCCCGTCGGGGCTGATGAGTTGCGCCACAGACTCCCGCGGATCGACGAGCTGAAAGAGCTTGACCCTCTTCACCCGGTAACCGTCATAGTCGAGCATCTGTCGAAGCGTCAACTCCGGCCCGCGACGCGCCCGGAAAAATTCACCGAACTCGCCGAAGTACCAGATGCTGAACGCAAGCGCGAAGACCCCGGTGGAAATTAGCGTTGCAGGATGCGTGCCTACCGCCTTCAGCTTCGCCAGCGGCTTTCGGAAAGGGTACATGGCCACACCCACAACCTTCATGAAGGCGTTGCGCAGCCAGCCATTCCTCTGCTCCAGCATTCCTTCCAGCTCATCAATCCGCCTCTGCTTCTCGGTGCACAACTCCACATAATCCGGCTGGTCGACATACTTGGAACCGTCCTGCGGGGCTTCACTCACAGCTTTCCTCCTTGTAAGGGACTGGCGAGATATTAGCATGTCAAACTGAATTCGTCAAACTATAAAAATCCCTGCCGGCAGGCAGGCCCTTCAATAAGAACAAAGCGAACGAGGTTACTTTTTGTTCTCGTAGCTCCTCAAAGCAGAGGCGAAGGCGTGTTGGTTCAAGGAACATCTCGGAGGCGGTTGGGCTTGGCTCGTTCGTTGTCCATATTTACGAACGAACAACCGCCGAGAGAGAAGAAAACCCCGCCGTTGGAGTGGGGTTATTCTGTGTCCGAGAATCAATACGCCAGAGCCCTTTGCGAGAGAATAAAAGTAGCCGAGTGAGCCCTAGTAGCCTTCTAAGGTGTGTGCCTTCCCGTGCCCCCGAATACGAACCAAAGCCTTAGCTTCAATCTGCCGAATACGCTCACGAGTAACGCCGAATTCCTTGCCCACTTCTTCCAGAGTGTGGGTCACGCCATCATCCAAACCAAAACGCATGCTCAAAATCTTCTGCTCGCGGGGAGTCAGGTCAACCAAAATTTCTTTGATTTTGTCACGGAGTAAAGTTTGAGAAGCTACCTGTGAAGGAGTCAGGTTGCGGTCGTCGGGAATGAACTCCGAAAGGGTGGAATCCTCATCATCATCGCCTACTGGAGATTCCAAAGAAACGACGTCCTGGGAAATTTTCTGAATGTGGCGGATCTTTTCTACCGGTATATTCATCTCAATAGCAATCTCTTCCGCCAAAGGCTCACGGCCCAGCTCTTGTAGAAGACGGCGTTTGGCCTGCGTGTATTTAGAAATTGTTTCCACCATATGCACCGGAATACGAATGGTGCGGGATTGGTCGGCTAAAGCGCGGGTAATGGCCTGGCGAATCCACCAAGTGGCATAGGTAGAAAATTTAAAACCACGGCGATAATCAAATTTATCGACGGCACGGGATAAACCTATGTTACCTTCCTGCACCAAATCCAAAATGCTCAAATTCGGAGAGCGATTCACATACCGCTTGGCGATAGAAACCACTAAACGCAGGTTGGCCTGAATGAAATGACGGCGGGCTTCTTGGTCCCCTTTTTCAATTTTCTTCGCCAACTCCCTTTCTTCCTCGCCTTTCAAGAGTGGGGTCTTACCAATTTCTTTTAAATACATCTGTACAGCGTCAGGCAAATGCTCGCCTACGGTCGCCTCCTCCAATTCTTTAGTGCTAATCTCTTCTTTCGGAAGTTCAATTAATTGATTGGTTTCTATTACTTTAATCTGGGACTCTTCGAGTTTGTCGTAAATCTCTTCTAAAAAGCTGATATCGTCTTCAACATGCGGAAAATAATTCAAAACCTCGCCGTCGGTCACGAAACCGCGACTTCGGCCTCTTTCGATAAGCTCACCCAAGGCCTGCAAATCAATTTCCCGTTTCGCGGCTTTTTTGCCGGTGAGTTTACCCTGTTTTGCATTAGATTTCTTCGAGAACTTCTCCACCTTCTTGGACTTCATAGTAATCCCCTTAGCCTTTCTAGACGCCTGCCTACCGGTAGGCAGGGCTTTTTTAACGGTTTTTTTGACCGTCTTTTTAGCTATCTTCTTAACTTTTTTAAGCTTGCTCCGTGAGAGCGAAGCAACTTTACGGGGTTTCAATTTTTTCACCATAAGTAGAAAACGACCCTGCTTGCTATGCCAAAGTCGCTTGTTTCTCTAAATTCTGCATTTCTTGAAGTACTTTGTCAAAGGCAGAGAGGGCCGCTGTAAGCTCAGCCTCATTATTCTTCTGCTCGGCGAGTTTAATAGACCAGAGCAATTCCTGCTTATGGGAGCGCAAATTTTCCATCTTTAACTGACGCACCAACTCCAATAACTCGGCTTTGGCCTTAACTTCGTCGGATTCAAAGTCCAAACCGGATCGTAAGCTGACTAAATCAGCCACCGGCTTCAGTTCAACATTCAACGACAAAGATTTCGGGTCCCTACCGTGCTCCAAAATAGCCCTATAACTTTCCGGAATATGCTCAATGTTATTTTTTATATCTTCATAGAAAGCCGGATGATTTAACACTAGCGAAATAGTCCGCTGGCTAATCAGATCCTTGCGTGATAATTGCGGAAGTTTGGCTTTTTCGGCGGGCTCCACAGCCGAGTCGGTAAATTTCGGCGCCTCATCTTTGATGTTCAACATTTCTTCCTCCAGCGTTGTCTGAGCGACACCACTCTGATCGGAAATAATTTTCAACCAATGCGAACGCTCCACTGGGCTAGCTATCACCCGAAGTCGGGATAAAAGCGCCCGTACATTCTTTTTCCAAACCAGCGTGTCGGAACGATTAGATATTTGATGCTGACTAATCAAATATTCCATCGCCGGCTTAGCCTCGGAAACCAGCTTCACCATCATTCCGGGATTCGCCTGCGCGATATCTGCCGGATCCTTCACGCCAAGATCCGCCGGCACCGACAAAACTTTAATCGAAAAATCGGCGGCATTTGCCAAATCAATCGTGCGTTCGGCGGCCATTTTTCCGGCGGCGTCCTGATCGAAAGAAAGTACTAAAGAATCCGAAAGGCGTTTGAGATTACGGAGGTGATCAACGGTGAGCGCCGTTCCGGATGTCGCCACCAAATTCTTCACTCCGTCCTGCCAAGACATTATCAAGTCCATCTGACCTTCCACTAGTACGGCGGTACGGCTGTCGCGGATAAAATTCTTGGACTTATCCAGGCCATAAAGTAGCTTCGATTTATTGAAAATTGGCGTTTCGGGCGAGTTCACATATTTCCCTAAATTTTCCGATTCAAATCCCGGCATAATTCTTCCCGTAAAAGCGATGGTTTTGCCGAAAGAATTAATCAACGGAAACATTATCCGATTACGGAAACGGTCCCGAAAAGTACCGCGGTCGGTTTTCAGAGAAAGTCCGGCTTTTTCAATCGCGGTGATTGCATAGCCTTTGCCGAGTAAAAATCTGGTGAGGACTTCGGGTTGGTCGGGAGCGAACCCGATTTCAAACTCTGCTATAGTTTCCGGCTTCAGGCCTCGGGATTTTAAATATTCGCGGACGGCGGGGGTGAGTTGGGATTTGAAAAAGTCCTTAGCTAAGCGATTAGCTTCATATAAAACATTCAGGGCTTTCTGATCAGGTCCGGAAATTTGCCCGATATCCACGCCTGTTTTTTCCGCGAGAATTTTCAAGGCTTCAAAGAATTCTATATTTTCAAAACGCATCAAGAATGCAAAAATATCTCCTCCGACATTACAACCGAAACAATGCCACATCTGTCGGTCAGGCGAAACGATAAAAGACGGGCTCTTCTCTTTGTGAAACGGGCAATGGCCTTTGAGATTCTTTCCGGCAGGATTCAACGGCACGTAAACTCGGATAAAATCCGCGATATCCAACTTATCTTTTATCTGCTGGGTGTTATCCGACATGCCTTGATTTTACTCGATTTATACCATTGTAGGCAATAAAAAGACCCAGCATGTCTCTAGATCGTTATGGTTCAACAGTTTTTGATAATTCGAGAGAAAGTACTACCTAAAAATCCATCGAGGACTCCAGCTTGGGCAAATTAATGGTGTCGATAAGAGCCATTTTCAAGCTAGCAGCCTCCTTTTCAATTACCGGACCGTCATAATCTCCGCTGTGCGCAGTTGAGCCTTTATAAACCGGCGCTTTCTGGTCAAGGTGCAGATTAACCACCAATTTTTTCGTGGTTTTATTGAAAGAAGCATAGACGTGAAAACGCGGATACAAATTATCCGATAGGCCGCGATAAAAACGCCACTCCCCCGTTTTTTGGTCGTTGCCGTCAAAATGATAACCGACCGAACGCATCGAGTCGGTAAGATTCTCGGTGAAGTTTAGAAATTCAATTGTCATTTATTTAACTCTTATTTCGCCGGTCATTGTGGCGGGATTGTCGGAGGAATGATAAGTGTAGGTGCCGGGGAAATTAAACAGATGAGTAAAAAGCTCGCCGTATTTAAGTTGGGTAGAATTCGCAAGTTTAGTCAGTAATCCGGCCGGTTGAGAATCAAAGTTCACGGAATGAAAAAGTTCGTCACCATTCTTCCAGAGAACCTTCGTCCCCGGGCTGACTACAATCCTACGAGGATTAAAATCAAAATCTTTCATATCTACCAGCACCTCCGTGATTCCCCGCAAATCAAAATATCCGGCTGGCACCTCTTCTGTAAAAATACCCTCCTCTTTCTCCGGCAGTCCCGATTGAAAATAATTAAAAAATACAAATAAACCGGCCAAACAAATAGCGGCGGTCAATACTCCAATTAGAAATAAACGCTTCATACAAGAAAAGTCTAACGCAAATTCCGGTAATAAAAAACCTCTGCAATTACGCAGAGGCTTTGTTTGTTTCTAAAATGGCTTTATTTGCTTCAGCAAATCGGAAGCCGGATTAAACCTGAACTTCTTCACCGGTTCGAAGAAGTCACTACATTGCTCAAGCGCAAAGACAATCTCTTTCGCTTCTTCGCTAGTCAAACTTTCCTTCATTCCCTTCTCCAAAACTTCGATAGTGTATTTGGGGGAAAGAAGCTCGGGATCTCGGCCGGGCACTCTCTTGGCCCGCTCTTCGAGCATCCGCCTCGGCAACTCTTTCGCAAGGAACCAAAGCGCATCGCGAAGTTTTGCATAAGTCTCAGAGCTTGTGTCAGCGTTGCATTCTTTCACGGCTCGGAGAACCGACCGGAAAGAAGGCGGCCTCTTAACTGATGCCGCGCGGCAGGCCAACACTCCGCCGATGCCTCCGCCATCCGCCCTTTCTGGCGGAGGCGGATCCGCTTCAAGCACTTCGCAAGATGGCAGGAGAAGGATTGCCTCGGAATCAATCTCCTTCTCTTCGGGCTCGGCCGATGCCAGCCTGACATCGGAAACCAACAGCGAACAAGGCAGATTCAAATTTTTCAAAGATTGCGGGATGTGGTCGTAGGAAATAACATGTACCAATTTTCCGGCGACAATCAGCGCTTGCACCAGCTTGAAGAACGGCTCACCGCCATCCCCTGTGCAAAGCACTACTCCCTGAACGCGAGCATCGTTAGCCATCAGCAAACCGATTTCGCAAAGGGCCAAATCCGCAGAATCCTTCCCTTGTGGAACCAGAATCACGGAAGTGAAGTCGCGATCAATGAGGCACTGCATCATCCGAGAATTATCTTTGCGCATCGCCACCGGCTTCTTCCGAATGTCAGCGCTCTCTCCATGCACAACAGACTTCGGGGCAGACAGCGCAGCATCTGCGCGAATCAAAGGTCCAAATTGACCGGCAATTCGATCAGCTTGATCAATCGCTAGATTCAAAACCTTTACATCCGTCAGGCTGCAACCATCATCGTGCCTTGCCTGAATAGTCAAATTTTCAACGTCCATCAAGATGACACTGCCCTTGAGCGTACTCGTCTCCGCATGCATGGCTTTTCCTCTCCAAGACAGCGGTGATATCTTACTAATTTTTTGCCAAAAAGTAAAGGGCTCGCTCGGTCTTTGCATAACTTCTCACTCGACCTTCGGCGGCCATGCCGCGACTCACTTAACGAGATTTTTCCGGCCCTAAAGGGACACTTCGTTCCCGAAAAAATCTCTATTCGCACGGGGCTACGCCTCGGAATCTCGTTCGAAATTATGCAAAGGCCTCATTCGCTTTATAAAAAATCTCCGCAAAAATGCGGAGACTAATCATCACGTCGAGGGCAGGACTCACCAAACAGATAACCGAAGGCCATAGCAAAGAGTCCGCCGGCTACCACATCCACAAGGTTGTGCTGTTTCACGGTTAGGGTGCTAATGGTAATCAATGCGCCCCAAAGCATGAACAGTACACCCTTCCGATAACGCCCGGCGGACATCAAGAGAAATGGCCCAAGTAAGCTGAAAAAGGCATGCCCGCTGGGAAATTGATTGGCGGCCACATCGGTAGCCCGCAACCAGAGCACGGCGCCGTCAAAGTAATTCAGACAATGCACTACCGGCGTAGGATAATTATGCGTCGTCGGCAGAAAGAAATAGAAAAGACTCAAGAGCAGACCACCGAGCATGTATGCCCAAAAAAGATTCCGAAGAACTAGTCGATTACGAACCGTCAGAAAAATTAGGGTGACTTGCAGATAGAGAGTCAGGTAAATTACTACCGTCCACGACACGAAAGGGATGGCCTGGTCGAGATGATAGAATGGCGTGACGTCTGGTTCCAAAATTAGAATTTTCGGAATAATTGCGTAAGTCGCGCCAGCCATTATCCAAAAGATAATAAGGGCCTTAAATTTCTCTCGCCAGCAAAAAACAAAAGTATCTCGCACCTCCTTCCACCACTTCAATATCATTTTTCAGCCTCCTCTTTGATTCAAAAAACTAGGAAGAGATTAGCACGTAGACTTGGGTTAGTAAACCCAAATCGGTATTTAGTATAAGGTATCCGGTATTAAGTATGCCCTCGCTCAAATACGGAATACTTCATACTTGATACTAAATACTAAAAATCCGGCATTGCCGGATTTTGTTTTTGTCGGGGCGCCGGGAATCGAACCCGGCCTATACGCACCCCATGCGTACGTACTGCCGATATACTACGCCCCGATATTTACTTACCAACCAATCCTACTAAAAATCCCCTTCGAATGAAAGGGATTTTATTTTGCTGGAACTGTTTCTGGAGCTTTCGGCTTTTGGTACTTCGGAAGAGGCTTATTCTGACTCCTTAAGCATTGAGTACAAACCAAAGCTCTTACTCCGGAAGCGAGACGAGTCCTCTGCAAGTTCGGATATTTGCGAGTCCAATTGGTCGGGTTGTAGTGACCACGCAAAAGAACGCGGGTACCCGCCATCAGAGATCCTTTTTGACATACTGCACACTGTCTCATATTGAATACTATGATAATCGATTTCTTGAAAGCGGTCAACTATAAAAAAATCCCCTTATGCGGGGGATCCAAATTTGAAATTCTTCTGATCCGGCTGGCGGAAGTTGAAGCCGAAGGACGCAGTCGTGACCATTGTGTCTTTGAAGGTGCGGCCAGTGTAGAGCGCGTCTTTCTTTCGAACTAGAGTAAGAAATCCCGTCGGGGCAAAGGGCGTCGTCGGCTGGATTACCAGAAGATAATCTTCATAAGCCTCGCGCCCCGGATTCGGCAAATAAGCTTCGTTGACTACCATTCCGATTGCCTTCTGACCGGCATAATCAAAAATAACTTCCGGCACATTGCCGCTAGTCACCTTGTCGATGTAATCCTGATTCAGAAAAAAATCGATCACTACCGAGACCAGGGGGATCTTCGAGAAAAGCTTAAGGAAAAACTGCCGCAGTTTCGGTTTACCAATCAGCCAACCAATGAACAGAATGCCTAGAGCATACACCGCCAAATTCAGTGGCAGGTTGATGATCTTTGCATCGCTGAACGAAATAACAAAGTTCGACAGCAACGACAAAGCCCAAAT from the bacterium genome contains:
- the dnaG gene encoding DNA primase, coding for MSDNTQQIKDKLDIADFIRVYVPLNPAGKNLKGHCPFHKEKSPSFIVSPDRQMWHCFGCNVGGDIFAFLMRFENIEFFEALKILAEKTGVDIGQISGPDQKALNVLYEANRLAKDFFKSQLTPAVREYLKSRGLKPETIAEFEIGFAPDQPEVLTRFLLGKGYAITAIEKAGLSLKTDRGTFRDRFRNRIMFPLINSFGKTIAFTGRIMPGFESENLGKYVNSPETPIFNKSKLLYGLDKSKNFIRDSRTAVLVEGQMDLIMSWQDGVKNLVATSGTALTVDHLRNLKRLSDSLVLSFDQDAAGKMAAERTIDLANAADFSIKVLSVPADLGVKDPADIAQANPGMMVKLVSEAKPAMEYLISQHQISNRSDTLVWKKNVRALLSRLRVIASPVERSHWLKIISDQSGVAQTTLEEEMLNIKDEAPKFTDSAVEPAEKAKLPQLSRKDLISQRTISLVLNHPAFYEDIKNNIEHIPESYRAILEHGRDPKSLSLNVELKPVADLVSLRSGLDFESDEVKAKAELLELVRQLKMENLRSHKQELLWSIKLAEQKNNEAELTAALSAFDKVLQEMQNLEKQATLA
- a CDS encoding alanine--tRNA ligase; translated protein: MTSEEIRKSFLDFFKSKGHAVVPSSSLLPTDPSVLLTTAGMQQFKPYFIGELNAQKDFGSLSTTSVQKCFRTSDIDEVGDKTHLTFFEMLGNFSFGGYFKKEAIHWAYEYVTKVLGVNPELVYVTVFAGEGAVPYDHESFDIWHKELGMPVEKIFKRGRADNFWGPTGSEGPCGPTTEIYVAKTAEEAKKGEGVEIWNNVFNQFYQKSDKTLENLKTPGIDTGMGFERLVTVMQGAPSVFETDVFSDLIAKIREMAPGIEDRVVRILADHLRSSIFLVADGVRPSNKEAGYILRRLLRRVLAYQTIHDVHGNLFGMAVEWVKEKFGNIYPEVKELRILEVLEAEKDKFEQAIALGVKEIKKYPAISSKEGFYLYETFGLPFELIKELAPEASKGLDRTEFDEEFKKHQEISRAGVEKKFGGHGLLLDTGELKAKDAEELKKVTRLHTATHLMQAALRKVLGNEVQQKGSDITVERTRFDFIFPRKLTVEEIKEVEDLVNEQIQKDLPVGFEEMAKEEGAKTGALHFFLDKYPERVKVYYVGHDIPSAFSKEFCGGPHVSNTLTIGKFKIAKEEAVSAGVRRIRGIVE
- a CDS encoding sigma-70 family RNA polymerase sigma factor; this encodes MKPRKVASLSRSKLKKVKKIAKKTVKKTVKKALPTGRQASRKAKGITMKSKKVEKFSKKSNAKQGKLTGKKAAKREIDLQALGELIERGRSRGFVTDGEVLNYFPHVEDDISFLEEIYDKLEESQIKVIETNQLIELPKEEISTKELEEATVGEHLPDAVQMYLKEIGKTPLLKGEEERELAKKIEKGDQEARRHFIQANLRLVVSIAKRYVNRSPNLSILDLVQEGNIGLSRAVDKFDYRRGFKFSTYATWWIRQAITRALADQSRTIRIPVHMVETISKYTQAKRRLLQELGREPLAEEIAIEMNIPVEKIRHIQKISQDVVSLESPVGDDDEDSTLSEFIPDDRNLTPSQVASQTLLRDKIKEILVDLTPREQKILSMRFGLDDGVTHTLEEVGKEFGVTRERIRQIEAKALVRIRGHGKAHTLEGY
- a CDS encoding phosphatase PAP2 family protein, with translation MKWWKEVRDTFVFCWREKFKALIIFWIMAGATYAIIPKILILEPDVTPFYHLDQAIPFVSWTVVIYLTLYLQVTLIFLTVRNRLVLRNLFWAYMLGGLLLSLFYFFLPTTHNYPTPVVHCLNYFDGAVLWLRATDVAANQFPSGHAFFSLLGPFLLMSAGRYRKGVLFMLWGALITISTLTVKQHNLVDVVAGGLFAMAFGYLFGESCPRRDD
- a CDS encoding plastocyanin/azurin family copper-binding protein; this encodes MKRLFLIGVLTAAICLAGLFVFFNYFQSGLPEKEEGIFTEEVPAGYFDLRGITEVLVDMKDFDFNPRRIVVSPGTKVLWKNGDELFHSVNFDSQPAGLLTKLANSTQLKYGELFTHLFNFPGTYTYHSSDNPATMTGEIRVK